The genomic segment GACAAACTTTTGAAGAGGGATGGAGACGACAGACCAGATGCTGGCAGTTATGAGTCCTTCTACTACGGCGGAGTCGACCCGTATATGTGGGAGCCTCAGGAGCTGGGTGAGACTGGAAAAGTGAACCATAAAAGAGCAATACGTCAACCATTTGCTGACTACGATTGACAGAAAATCAGTGGAGACGTAATTGACTGTGTCTTGCAGGAGCAACAAGAAGTCACTTGGACCTGTTTAAGAAGCAGCGTGCCGCCAGGATTGATCACTATGTCATCGAGGTGAACAAGCTCATCATCAGACTGGAAAAGGTTTGCTTGACTCATCACAAAACAGTTATTCACACTGTCATTATtttagctgaaaaaaaaaaaaaaacaattgtcctTTTAGCTGACATCCTTCGACAGGACCAACTCTGACGCAGCCAAAATCCGAGGTTTGTGCCAGAGGGCAGGCTGCTCGTTGCGGCGGCAGAATCACTTCAAATGTCCTCCTTTACAGCCGTCGAGAAGTCGGTCGTGTCCTGGGTGAACGACTCCGACGTCCCTTTCTGTCCCGACTGCGGAAGCAAGTTCAACATTCGGAACCGACGGCACCACTGCCGTCTCTGTGGCTCCATCATGTGCAGGAAGTGCATGGACTTTGTCCCCTTGCCACTTGCTCGTATGTACCAACTCCAAAGTCCCATTGACATGACCTGCAGTCACTGGCCGCTTTATTAGGTACAGCTTCAATGGTtttgaactgcactgcatcatactgagagccaGTGTTTCTAATGTTTGACATGAGAGGCCTCGAATTGGGCTTTTGATTAGATTGGAGTGCGTGAGAGATCCCTCCAATACGCAGGGATGGGTTGTTGTCGTCGATAGCCGCACACTTCCACGTGATTAATACATTGATTAGGTTGTTGTAATTTGCACTTGTGTACAATTACGCTGTATCACACTAAGACACGTTTCTAATAGGGCCTGACCGATTAATCGGTTGACTGTTTTAATCGGCCAaaattagcccttttcaaatcggcAAAAATCGGCCAATTTttagccaattatttattaattttattacaCTAAcaattacaacataagacaaacaTATTGACATTCAattgacaaacaaacataaaaatgtcagatttttgctGGTTTCTCTTGTAAAGTTGAACAAATACTGAAGGACAAGgtattttaaaactaaaatattctgcctgtaattcatattaTTTTCGGCAGCGTTACGGGACcaaaaaacaagtcattttattcattatatatttttaaattaatcggCCAATTAATCGATTGTTgaaattttattctgccaatcGGCATTGAGCTCAAAATATCCTTATTGGTCAGGCCCAAGTTTCTAATGTATGTGGTTAAGTAAGCAGTGCAGTACAGCACTGTAAACTACAACCGTCATCATTTTTGTTACTTgatttaaattaatacctctctgacagtgtcaagtGAAGAGATGGTGAATTGCTTGTCAATTTCCaaggaattttggaaataatatgcataataataataataataatatgcataAATATAATACTGTTTTTGTCctaaaacaactgcaaaataatacaattaaaaagcatgaacattttattttattgaacaatgaaatatgtctctgaaaaacaaacacacaaataccatTAAAGATTACTCAATCCCCTAAAACAACACattaactaaaaataaacaaataataaattgaccccccccccaatccaaaAATACCATCAAAGTCTCATTCACAATGTTAAATGAAAAGAGCCCCTCTCACTCCCTCCAAAAAGATTTCAAATGCAAATAACATGCATCTTCCCTCAAGCTTCACAAGCCTACCCTCTGCGTTTTTACTAAACTCCTTCAGGCAACAGGCTCTTGATTTTCAACTGGACTAGCATGAAATCGACTTGGTTTTTGTCAGGATTAAgctcaaatatactgtactttcccCAAGAGCCAACCTTCAGTTTAGTCAATTCCTGGTTTATCCCCATTACTTCTCATAGAAAGTTTCCATCTTTGACAATCCTCAGAGGTTTGTGATCTTAATCTTATCAGATTGTGCATTACGGGTGTATTCAgtccattttcattttacttgcgtgttttattttttattttttttaattaaaaaaaaaaaaatctatatatgaACTGACAGAAAAGCTCATCAATGGGACGCGTGAGGCTCTGAGTGTGCCTTGTAGCCGCAGTCAGTCCCAGTCTCCCGGCGGGATGAGTTCCAGGAGAGGCAGCCTGAGCAGCCTGAGCAGCGTCACCTCCATGCTGGACGAGAAGGACGACGAGAAGATTCGCTGCTGTCGTCACTGTATGGACACGCTGTTAAAGAGGCAGCACAAGTTGGAGGAGAGAGATTTTGTGCCTGATATAGTCAAGCTTTACGAGGTTGGTCTaaccagtgcttctcaaactgggCTCCTCGAGCCATAATTTGCAAAAAgtaaactgtttaaaaaaaacatacctgcATATGGGGGCCAGTGcgcaaaaaaaacagacataccAGACCAATTACTCCTCCATACCTTAGTTTGGGCCAATTTTAAAAGCTCAgatatgattgtgacatatCGCGTATGATAAAACATCCTTTATTGATTCATATAGGAAAATTCAGGTGTTACAGctgtaacaaaacaaatataataactCATAAGAAATCATAGATGCAcagtaaatagattttttttttgcaaaaaatattCCTCTTAATAAAACATGAAACCAGCCATTGACATTGAGACACCCTTGCTGAGCTTCTACTGTGtctagatatatagatatataattgtacaggtgaggcaaggctCCCTCTGCAAAAGTTTCCAACGTTGCTGAATGAGCGCGATAGCCACATCCAATATAAACGGGCACCATGTCTTTGCCATTGACTCGGTGGTAGCCTTGCAGCGGACTCCTTTCTTGAAGTGTAAAAATGACTGCTCATGTTGTGTGTTTCGTCGTTGGAATTTATGCCTCAGTTGTCAACACTTtctgtgcttttgtaaaaaaGCTCTCCTCTCAATTCGCAGCCATGTTAGGGAAAGCAGTACACGTCAGCTAGTAATGATGGATAAATATTGGATAAAATTCAATTGACTTGGGttgaatatttaatatatatacaattaaaCCTAACCTGCATGTTGGTTTAATTGTTCTGATTATGTGAGCGTCCCTCCTGTAAGGGGTCCCTGGACCGTAAAGTTTGAGAAGCGCTGGTCTTTGGGTTCCGATGTGAGGACCTAACTGTCTTGTATCCTTCCTGTGTGTCACCCTGGCATGCATAGAGGCTGAGAAAGTGCATGGAGAAGGTGGATGAAAAGGCCCCAGAATACATCAGGATGGCCGAGTCGCTCAAGTAAGTCCCGTTCAGGCTCAGCTTATTGCACGTTTCCCATTTTAGCAGATGGCCATCAAATGTCACAGCTCTGCGATGTAGCCTCAATTTGTGACAATTTGAATTGTCTGCATTCTTCCGTAGCGCCGGAGAGACGACGTACAATCTTGACACAGCGGGTGGACTTAGACTGGAAGTCCAGAAATACTATGAACTAATTGATGCTCTAAGGtaaatgtctgtctgtctgtcctaCATTGCAAAATTCTATCAGTGTGACCGTGGTGGTCTTTTTTTCAGCAAGAAGATTCTGACTTTGGGAATGAAAGACGAGCCACAGCCGCATCCAAAGGTGCTCCAGCTGCAGAGGATGGTGCGCTATACAGCTACGCTTTTTGTCCAGGTAAATAAAAGCTCAAAGCCAGGGCCTCTCAAACATTTCAGGTCCAGTCTCAATTTCTtgtgtacccctaaatgccaGAAGAAGGAAAATTTGGcctctttataaaaaaaattaaaaaaaagtttttaatttttcgagaattattatttttttgtcattttatgaaaataaagacaACCTTTTCCAGGTAGTTATCTTTTcaggacatttttttaattaaaaaagttgtaattttataacAATAGTTGTACTTTCCCAAGATATCagttaaatttaatttttttaaaaaaacattctggtaaTATTACCCTGTTTATTCTGAAAAAGGTGCTTttatgatctaaaaaaaaaaaaataggactgtTTCTGACTAAATACACCCTttattctcagaaaaaaaaaaagatgtgatgTCAGATTTATCTGATGATGTCACAatcatataaataaattgtcCCAAAGCAAAACTAGGGAGGATTCATTGGTGGAGTATGTTAGCTTTATGGCCCGGTCCTCATATAAAGTTATGCattttttgaaatgataaaagATAATGGcgtattgcaatttatttttgcgGAACTCAGTTAGAGAACCACTGCTCTGAATAAGATATCAATTAGGTGTCATTAGTACAGCAAATTCACCCATGTGTGTCGTCTTGGTCGTAGGAGAAGCTGCTCGGGCTCATGTCCTTACCAACTAAGGACAAATATGAAGAGctgaaagaaaagagaaaacaggAACAAGAGAGGAGACTACAACAAGAGCGACTGGTGAGATGCCAGGACCCAACTTCTTGCTTGTTGTTGATGATAAATTTGAGTAGTGTTGGGAATGGGGACTTTGGAAAGGTAGTTACAAGTGAccccttttcaaaatgtaatagttgtgtaactatttcaattactttctcaaagtagaACTCATTACATTTGATAACATTTTGATGACCTTTCCCCATTCTGAATCAATGCATTATGTGGATTAAAATcatagattattattttggattCAACCACATATtagttctttacacaaatatacagtgataacaaaatgtaatgaaatgtaattacataattaaaaatgtttgttgcattatatgtgcacagcatgtggaaaaccaccataccatgttgacctaatgacaaatgtccACAATTGAGCTGATATCACTTCATATGACAACTAGTGAATGTTCCaccaaaaagtccaaaattagatacaactgttcaaaagtcaatgttcttttatgtgttcaaaaatgTAACCAATATTCTTTActaaatctcagacaaactaatatattgcaccacaaggtggcacttGGATGTCATAGAGTGGATCCTGGCATACTTGCAGTTTGGCACCTGCAGATTCACCTgtttgcagatttgtttttttcaattttatttttaataaaaaaagggGGTGCGGCAACAAACCAccgtttttcatggaaaatgctTATTGGTGGTCTATTCGCTTATTCGTTAATTTTTGGatgcatgtatttttatattttttatgggATGTCAGATTTGTGTtgtaaattatatattattttttgggggggggggggtctactgtatttggaaaaatttcatgtttgagactacagcagaatggAACATGAGCAGAGAGCCAATTACAAGcgtcggctttagaaggaggaagtgatatgaaaaaaataattgagcttttagttacattttaaaaatagactcctttttttaaaatgtaactaaaattgtgatTGTGGAAATTTAGATTTTAAATATAGAATTTAGAATTTAATTTTAGTTACACATTTTATTACGTCAtttaatggattacaattacatacgtCTTGTAATTAAATAACGTAATCTTGTTAGATGTAACACTGAATTTGAGGTTGTGTTTTCCTGCTTCACAGGCAGCTCAGGAGTCCGAGAGGAAGCGTTCACCCGCCGGCACCAATGGAGAGCTGCCGCAGGGCCCCCGAGCACCGCGCGTGACCAAAGCCGGAGGCTGGCTGCCATCCTCTGACCCCGGCCGTGCACGCGGCGATGCGCTCGAGGACCCCCTCCTGCAGCAGATCGACAACATCCGCTCGTTCCTCCGGCAGGCGCGCGAGGCCCGCAGGACGGACGAGGTGGCGATGCTCGAGGAGAATTTGCGTCAGCTGCAGGATGAGTACGACAGGCAGCAGACCGGCCTGGCCATCGCGCTCTCGCAGAAGctgcaggaggaggagaacTTGCGACGGGATGAGCTGCTCCGCCTGG from the Phycodurus eques isolate BA_2022a chromosome 1, UOR_Pequ_1.1, whole genome shotgun sequence genome contains:
- the LOC133401118 gene encoding rabenosyn-5, producing the protein MAASSYTSPFEGTGEVKEGFLCPLCFKDLQSFYQLQEHYEDEHSGEGRHVRGQLKSLVQKAKKAKDKLLKRDGDDRPDAGSYESFYYGGVDPYMWEPQELGATRSHLDLFKKQRAARIDHYVIEVNKLIIRLEKLTSFDRTNSDAAKIRAVEKSVVSWVNDSDVPFCPDCGSKFNIRNRRHHCRLCGSIMCRKCMDFVPLPLAQKLINGTREALSVPCSRSQSQSPGGMSSRRGSLSSLSSVTSMLDEKDDEKIRCCRHCMDTLLKRQHKLEERDFVPDIVKLYERLRKCMEKVDEKAPEYIRMAESLNAGETTYNLDTAGGLRLEVQKYYELIDALSKKILTLGMKDEPQPHPKVLQLQRMVRYTATLFVQEKLLGLMSLPTKDKYEELKEKRKQEQERRLQQERLAAQESERKRSPAGTNGELPQGPRAPRVTKAGGWLPSSDPGRARGDALEDPLLQQIDNIRSFLRQAREARRTDEVAMLEENLRQLQDEYDRQQTGLAIALSQKLQEEENLRRDELLRLEAREMEESERRVPAGPAFAWEATLENSRPEGRFQEEACTEEDLTPKDESSVENQDEQSPPRLRSLGGQLTPPSGDGHKNPFLKEGSTPTEEDPSNPFSEDIKREHREVTNGKKEYYNPFEEDEEEEDMQADRVPGNPFEEEADDSDTDSGNCGNPFTEDSKAGPSTNPFDCDDDNVDLIEEELLLQQIDNIRAYMFDAKLSGRPDEVALLSENLRELQRTLQEQKRNKQ